The Bos indicus x Bos taurus breed Angus x Brahman F1 hybrid chromosome 11, Bos_hybrid_MaternalHap_v2.0, whole genome shotgun sequence sequence tggggaaacaatggaaacagtgacagactttatttttcagttcagttcagttgctcagtcatgtccgactctttgcaaccccatgaatcacagcacaccaggcctccctgtccatcaccaactcccggagtttacccaaactcatgtccattgagtcggtgacaccatccagccatctcatcctctgtcatccccttctcctcctgcccccaatccctcccagcatcagggtcttttccaatgagtcaactcttcatatgaggtagccaaagtactggagtttcagctttagcatcattccttccaaagaaatcccagggctgatctcctttagaatggactagttggatctcgttgcagtccaagggactctcaagagtcttctccaacaccacagttcagaagcatcaattcttcagcgctcagctttcttcacagtccaattctcacatccatacacgaccactggaaaaaccatagccttgactacatggacctttgttggcaaagtaatgtctctgcttttgaatatgctatctaggttggtcataactttccttccagggagtaagcatcttttaatttcatggctgcagtcaccatctgcagtgattttggagcccagaaaaataaagtctgacactgtttccattgtttccccatctatttcccatgaagtgatgggaccagatgccatgatcttagttttctgaatgttgggctttaagccaactttttcactctccactttcactttcatcaagaggctttttagttcctcttcactttctgccataagggtggtgtcatctgcatatctgaggttattgatatttctcccggcaatcttgattccagcttgtgcttcctccagcccagcgtttctcatgatatactctgcatagaagttaaataagcagggtgacaataaacaggggctccaaaatcactgcagatggtgaatgcagctaTGAAATCAAGAAACGcgtgctccttgaaagaaaagctatgaccaacctagacagcgaattaaaaagcagagacattactttgccaataaaggtctatccagtcaaagctatggattttccagtagtcatgtatggatgcgagagctggactgtgaagaaagctgagtgccgaagaattgatgcttttgaactgtggtgttggtgaagactcttgagagtcccttggacttcaaggagatccaaccagtccatccaaaagaaaatcagtcctgaatattcattgaaaaactgatgctgaagctgaaactccaatactttggctaccagatgcaaagaactgactcattggaaaagaccctgatgctgggaaagattgaaggcaggaggagaaggggatgacagaggatgagatgggtagatggcatcaccgactatatggacatgagtttcagcaagctccgggagttggtgatggaaagggaagcctggcgtgctgcagtccatggggtcgaaaagagtaggatacgactcagcaattgaactgaactgataattcaattaaaaaaaaaaaggtgatattGACATGCTCATTTtttagatgatgaaactgaagctcagagaagttaagttagTTGCTAAAGATTACACAGCAGAGAGAACTGGGACTCACACCCAGGTTCTCACTCCAGGTCTCATGCTCAACCAAAGCATGAAATAATTTAAGGATTtacatgtttattgaataaatgaagtaaCTAACAAATTGGTGCAAATTAAGAATAATCTCTCTTCACACAGTGTTATGAGATTTTTAAAGATCGTTCCCCAATATTGtatcatttgatcctcacagcaGCCCCGTGAGGTTTTGCATCCTCTGATTTACAGGTGGGAAACCTGAAACTTAGATTAACCTATTTGCCTAAGACCACACAGTAAGTCGCAGAGCTGAGACAGGTCGTCGCTCTTTAAATTTCCCCTATAAACCCAAAACCCTTAATAATCGCTGTATCTCCAGCTATTAACATGTCAGACACATAGAGAAAGCTCTATAAATATTTGCCTAATAAGTGGAAGAATGaatgagagaaggaagggaatcAATATCAGATCATGAATGGGGAAGAGACTTAAAAGCTGACGCAGTCTACAAGTAGGAGATTGTCAAAATAATTATTATCTCCATGACTCTGTCCCCTCGCGCACCGAAGGTGGAGTTCCTCTTCCCAACTTGGCTAATTCCATCTGGGGAGGAGGGGCCTCTCAGATCCCGAGACCCTCGCACCTGCGTCCGGAGGGACGTCCCTTCCCCCCGACCCCCCTGCGGGGGCTCAGCAGGCGGGAGCCGGGATCAGGAGGGATGGGGGGCCCTAGAGGCCGCCAATGAGAGGGTCGTGGGAGGAGCCCCGAAAGAACCGGGTTGGGGGGGCAGTGATGACGGCGGCGAGAACCccagcggggcggggcgggcccgCACGTCCCGGCCGGGCTGCGGCTGAGCGACCGAGGCCAGCTCTGCAGAAGACGGCGGCTGGCGCGCCGGGACGGTCACATCGCGCTGCAGGGGCCGGCGGGGGCAGCCGCACTGCCTCGCGCCCCGGGGACCCAGGCCAGCTGCCAGGCCGCGAGGGCACCGCCCCCTGCTCCCGGACAGACTGCGCGGCCGGTCGGAGCTCTGGGGGCTCCGGGGCCCCGCGGCCCGCACCCGCTACGCCTCCGCTCTCTGCCCGCAGCTCGGTCCCGCGCTGCCCGCCTGGCCGGGCCCGCGCCGGGATGGGGTAGGGACAGCGCCACGGAGTCCGCGATGGGCCGCCCTCTGGGCACCGAGCAGCCCCCCGAGGCCTGACCCACCGCGAGGACCGGCGGAGGTGGGTGTGGGCAGAGCAGAGGCGCGAACTGAGGGCGCCGGGGTGCTGCGGGGGTGGGCAAGGCAAGGGGAAAGGGGGGTTCTGGGGCTGCTGTGgggtgtggggagcagggagagcaGCTGCCCGCTTGTGCTTTCTGGCAAGTCCTtgacccccgcccccctcccccccccaactCCTGCCACCTCCAGGAGCCCCGCCTGAATGTCAAACGGATGCCCGGGTGCCTCCCAGCGGACTCGGTGGGGACCATGGCTTCACTAATGCCCCTCTCCCCATATCTAAGCCCCACGGTCCTCCTGCTGGTCAGTTGCGACCTGGGCTTTGTGCGAGCAGGTGAGTAAAAGGGGAGCAGGTGAGGAGTCACCAGAGCTAGTCTGGGGGTGGACCCTGGTAACCTGTTCACACACTGGCGCCCGTAGACCGGCCTCCGTCTCCTGTGAATGTGACAGTCACTCACCTCAGAGCCAACTCGGCCACTGTGTCCTGGGACGTCCCAGAAGGCAACATCGTcattggctactccatttcccaGCAAGTATGAATCACCCTTCTGCTGCCCCAACCTGTGTCCTTGGATCTCTGAGCATTCCCTCTGgtcaccgccccccacccccaccagctcccctccctgccctgggagACATGTAGCTGGGGTTCCCTGGCTCAGGCTACCCTTCCCACCCCAGTCCTCCAGAGTTCTTGGGTGTTCAAGAATCCTGGGCTAAGCCTTGTGGCCTGGGACCAGGGTGAGGCTGTCCTCCTCTCTCATCATCTCCCTGCAGCGACAGAATGGCCCTGGGCAACGTGTGATCCGAGAGGTGAACACCACGACTCGGGCCTGTGCTCTCTGGGGCCTGGCTGAAGACAGTGACTACACAGTGCAGGTCAGGAGCATCGGCCTCCGGGGAGAAAGCCCCCCAGGGCCGCGGGTGCACTTCCGAACTCTCAAGGGGTCTGACCGGCTACCCTCCAACAGCTCAAGCCCAGGTGAGAGTTTCGATTATTCCTCACCCCCTAAAGCTTTGGATTCTCTGAGTGTTTACCTGGTCTTTGGCCTCCTGTTTACTTCCGCAAAGCAAGCAGCAGTCTAGCTTAGATGAGTAGAAGGATGATATAATTCACTGTACTgccaggaaaggaaggaaagcaggTTGGCAGGAGACTGAGTTTAGACAGGCTGGTAAGGAATTGTTTGGGGGGAAGGGCTTTAAATCTTCCTTTTACCCAGCCTCAGTTCATTGCAGCTGCAGCCTGCATGAGTGAGCACCTGACCTGCAGCCCTCCTGCTGTTTGGTCTCTAACCACCTGTCCACCAGCAGCTTCCCAGAGAGCGGCTACCAGCAACGGTGCTGCGACAGGTCTACACTGGCTCTAATCCCCAGCATCTCCATCCTGAACTGTCTACACAGGCATAGCTCTCTAGTTGCTCCCCAGAACCTGGGGtctgtcttcttttccttctcaggtGACATCACAGTGGAGGGTCTGGATGGAGAGCGACCACTGCAGACGGGGGAGGTGGTCATCATTGTGGTGGTGTTGCTCATGTGGGCTGGTGAGTAAGCAGCTGGATGGGGCATAGTGGATTGAGTGGGGCTGAGTGAAGGTGGGAGTTGGTGAAGGT is a genomic window containing:
- the FNDC4 gene encoding fibronectin type III domain-containing protein 4, encoding MPGCLPADSVGTMASLMPLSPYLSPTVLLLVSCDLGFVRADRPPSPVNVTVTHLRANSATVSWDVPEGNIVIGYSISQQRQNGPGQRVIREVNTTTRACALWGLAEDSDYTVQVRSIGLRGESPPGPRVHFRTLKGSDRLPSNSSSPGDITVEGLDGERPLQTGEVVIIVVVLLMWAAVIGLFCRQYDIIKDNDSNNNPKEKGKGPEQSPQGRPVGTRQKKSPSINTIDV